Proteins encoded within one genomic window of Nitrospirota bacterium:
- a CDS encoding molybdopterin-binding protein: MRDMLGRGRALGVAEALGRLLKALPDTLPSDETVPLHESYGRVLSADVVSSEDVPGFDRSSMDGYAVRAADTFGAGEGAPAYLKVVGDILMGEEPSFSLGDGEAAGVATGGMLPGGADAVLMHEHAEALGADMLEAQRALAPGENVIRRGEDVGRGETVLEKGRVLRPQDVSVLASLGVTGVGVYARPRVAIVSTGDEIVPPEKKLGPGLVRDSNSYNLAGMVLGEGGEPLRLGIVRDEEGLVRETVQRAAERSHMVLISGGSSVGARDLTERVVAELGEVIFHSVAMKPGKPLLAGLIAGRPVFGLPGHPRAVSVCFEQFVRPVLRRLAGRKPRPFEALSSVVRARLAKGVHSSPGRQENVPVALQDVGGELWATPLLGKSGLISMLVRADGTLTIPLRKAGYEKDELVEIRLP; this comes from the coding sequence ATGCGCGACATGCTGGGCAGAGGCCGGGCCCTGGGCGTGGCGGAGGCCCTGGGGCGCCTCCTGAAGGCCCTGCCGGATACCCTCCCTTCGGACGAAACAGTTCCCCTGCACGAGTCTTACGGCCGCGTTTTGAGTGCCGACGTGGTCTCCTCCGAGGATGTCCCGGGTTTCGACCGGTCGAGCATGGACGGGTACGCCGTGCGGGCCGCCGACACGTTCGGCGCCGGTGAGGGCGCTCCGGCCTACCTCAAGGTCGTCGGAGACATCCTCATGGGCGAGGAGCCTTCCTTCTCCCTTGGCGACGGGGAGGCCGCCGGGGTGGCAACGGGAGGGATGCTCCCCGGTGGGGCCGACGCAGTGCTCATGCACGAGCACGCCGAAGCCCTGGGGGCCGACATGCTGGAGGCACAGAGGGCCCTGGCCCCCGGGGAAAACGTCATCAGGCGGGGAGAGGATGTCGGGCGGGGGGAAACGGTCCTCGAGAAGGGCCGGGTGCTCAGGCCGCAGGACGTCTCGGTTCTGGCAAGCCTCGGGGTGACGGGGGTGGGCGTTTATGCTCGTCCCCGGGTCGCCATCGTCTCCACCGGCGACGAAATTGTGCCGCCTGAAAAGAAGCTCGGGCCGGGGCTCGTCCGGGACTCGAATTCATACAATCTTGCGGGAATGGTCCTGGGCGAGGGCGGGGAGCCCTTGAGGCTGGGCATAGTGCGGGACGAGGAAGGGCTTGTGCGCGAGACGGTGCAGCGAGCCGCGGAGCGGAGCCACATGGTCCTCATATCGGGCGGCAGCTCGGTGGGCGCCCGGGACCTGACGGAGCGGGTGGTGGCGGAGCTGGGAGAGGTCATCTTTCACTCGGTGGCCATGAAGCCCGGGAAGCCTCTTCTGGCGGGGCTCATAGCCGGCAGGCCCGTCTTCGGCCTCCCCGGGCATCCCCGGGCGGTCTCCGTCTGCTTCGAGCAGTTTGTAAGGCCCGTGCTCAGACGCCTCGCGGGGCGGAAGCCCCGTCCCTTCGAGGCCCTGAGCAGCGTGGTGAGGGCGAGGCTGGCCAAGGGTGTGCACTCCTCCCCCGGCAGGCAGGAGAATGTGCCCGTGGCCCTCCAGGACGTGGGGGGAGAGCTCTGGGCCACGCCGCTTCTGGGAAAGTCCGGCCTCATCAGCATGCTGGTCAGAGCCGACGGCACCCTCACCATACCGCTTCGGAAGGCGGGATACGAGAAGGACGAGCTGGTCGAAATCAGGCTCCCCTGA
- the ruvA gene encoding Holliday junction branch migration protein RuvA, protein MIGTLRGALAAKSPAHVIVEAGGVGYQVIVPLSTLSELPPEGTAVFLHIHTHVREDALQLYGFADEGQKRVFMTLLGISGIGPRLALNIVSSIPHEEFLRAVEAEDVERLSRVPGLGKKSSHRIILELRGKLPTLGGPREDRDAGDAVSALVNLGYRKTDAQKAVERARAAGHEDIETMLREALKYLSAGRDEKG, encoded by the coding sequence GTGATCGGCACCCTGAGAGGGGCCCTCGCGGCCAAGAGCCCGGCGCACGTTATCGTGGAGGCCGGAGGGGTGGGCTACCAGGTGATTGTTCCCCTGAGCACCCTCTCGGAGCTTCCCCCCGAGGGAACGGCCGTTTTTCTCCACATCCATACCCATGTGCGCGAAGACGCGCTTCAGCTTTACGGGTTTGCCGACGAGGGGCAGAAAAGGGTCTTCATGACGCTGCTCGGTATCTCGGGCATCGGGCCGAGGCTTGCCCTGAATATCGTCTCGAGCATCCCTCACGAGGAGTTTCTCCGCGCGGTGGAGGCCGAGGACGTGGAGCGCCTGAGCCGGGTGCCCGGCCTGGGGAAGAAAAGCTCTCACCGGATTATCCTGGAGCTCAGGGGGAAGCTCCCCACCCTGGGGGGACCGAGGGAGGACAGGGACGCCGGGGACGCCGTCAGCGCCCTGGTGAACCTGGGCTACAGGAAGACCGACGCCCAGAAGGCGGTGGAGCGGGCCCGGGCCGCCGGTCACGAGGACATAGAGACGATGCTCCGGGAAGCGCTAAAATATCTCTCGGCGGGACGCGATGAAAAGGGTTGA
- the ruvB gene encoding Holliday junction branch migration DNA helicase RuvB → MKRVDDRATNPDIREDDSPYESSLRPRTLAEFVGQEKLVSNLSIFIEAARKRDEPLDHVLFHGPPGLGKTTLAHIIASEMNVGIKATSGPVLERAGDLAAILTNLSDHDILFIDEVHRMARVVEEVLYPAMEDFQLDIIIGQGPNARTLKLNLPRFTLIGATTRTGLLTSPLRARFGVLHRLEFYGPEDLRRIVLRSARLLGTQVQEEAALEIARRSRGTPRIANRLLRRVRDFAEVKGDGTVGLPIARQSLDALEVDEKGLDFMDRMLLGTIIEKFEGGPVGLETLSAALHEEKDTIEDVYEPYLLQLGLLERTPRGRCATRGAYEHMGIRTPESLF, encoded by the coding sequence ATGAAAAGGGTTGACGACAGGGCGACCAATCCCGACATAAGGGAGGACGACTCCCCGTACGAATCGAGTCTCCGTCCCCGGACCCTTGCGGAGTTCGTGGGACAAGAGAAACTGGTGAGCAACCTCTCCATCTTCATCGAGGCCGCCCGGAAGCGGGACGAGCCTCTGGACCACGTGCTTTTCCACGGCCCGCCGGGCCTGGGAAAGACCACCCTGGCCCATATCATAGCCTCGGAAATGAACGTCGGCATCAAGGCGACCTCGGGGCCCGTCCTGGAGAGGGCGGGCGACCTGGCCGCCATACTGACGAACCTCTCGGACCATGATATCCTGTTCATAGACGAGGTCCACCGTATGGCCCGGGTGGTCGAAGAGGTGCTGTACCCGGCCATGGAGGATTTCCAGCTGGACATCATCATCGGGCAGGGCCCCAACGCCCGGACGCTGAAGCTGAACCTCCCGAGGTTCACGCTCATCGGCGCGACGACCCGGACGGGGCTTTTGACCTCGCCCCTGAGGGCGCGGTTCGGGGTGCTGCACAGGCTGGAGTTTTACGGACCGGAGGACCTGAGGCGGATAGTGCTCCGCTCGGCCCGCCTCCTGGGCACACAGGTGCAGGAGGAGGCCGCTCTGGAGATTGCCCGCCGCTCCCGGGGGACGCCGAGAATCGCCAACCGGCTCCTGAGGAGAGTGCGGGACTTCGCGGAGGTCAAGGGCGACGGAACCGTCGGGCTTCCGATAGCCCGACAGTCGCTGGACGCCCTGGAGGTGGATGAGAAGGGACTGGATTTCATGGACAGGATGCTCCTGGGGACCATCATCGAGAAATTCGAGGGCGGTCCGGTGGGCCTGGAGACCCTTTCGGCGGCCCTGCACGAGGAAAAGGATACCATCGAGGACGTCTACGAGCCCTATCTCCTTCAACTGGGCCTTCTCGAGCGGACGCCCCGCGGAAGGTGCGCCACCAGGGGAGCTTACGAGCACATGGGGATACGCACTCCCGAGTCGCTTTTTTAA
- a CDS encoding MTH1187 family thiamine-binding protein, whose protein sequence is MLAELSIVPMGSGSSAGKEISDVLDIIDRSGLPYKLTPMGTIIEGDWDAVMALVKKCHQAVMSRQDRAITTIHIDDRKGHTDMIATKVASIEKRLGRAVRK, encoded by the coding sequence ATGCTCGCAGAGCTCTCCATCGTGCCCATGGGCTCCGGAAGCAGCGCCGGCAAGGAAATCTCAGACGTCCTCGACATTATCGACAGGAGCGGGCTGCCGTACAAACTGACGCCCATGGGGACCATCATCGAGGGGGACTGGGACGCGGTGATGGCCCTCGTGAAGAAGTGCCACCAGGCCGTCATGTCCCGCCAGGACAGGGCCATCACGACCATCCACATCGACGACCGGAAGGGCCACACGGACATGATTGCCACGAAGGTTGCCTCGATAGAGAAAAGACTGGGCCGGGCGGTCAGAAAGTAG
- a CDS encoding HU family DNA-binding protein, whose protein sequence is MTKAELVEKIAQEADLNKAEAGRSLDAALDAITKALKKNQKVTLVGFGTFSVTKRKARKGRNPQTGNEIKIPAQKAPKFTPGKSLKDAIR, encoded by the coding sequence ATGACAAAAGCCGAGTTGGTCGAGAAAATTGCGCAGGAGGCGGACCTCAACAAAGCCGAGGCTGGCAGGAGCCTTGATGCCGCTCTCGATGCCATAACCAAGGCCCTGAAGAAAAACCAGAAGGTCACTCTGGTGGGCTTTGGGACCTTCTCGGTCACAAAGAGGAAGGCGCGCAAGGGCAGAAATCCCCAGACGGGGAATGAGATAAAGATACCGGCACAGAAGGCCCCCAAGTTCACGCCGGGCAAGAGCTTGAAGGACGCCATCAGATAA
- a CDS encoding zinc dependent phospholipase C family protein: protein MNARAGARRRGILRKLLFLIPFVLIPSSAFAWGPLTHVYLGSEIFYLSSLLPGAVYGLINKFRQDYLYGNMMADMILAKQYLPYHKHPHSWEVAAGIMEAADTEAERAFSLGYMSHLAADTVAHGRLTRGARNLRHTFLELSADRLVASGYWSRAVAIDRKVQLRGDAFLERSLESFIFSFNTNKRIFKGLVFLSGLNKDGFGNLAALETIRSRRLETLKGLHAESLDRIVDVLSKGEDSEVLKKDPIGKIRGGKVLKAFLS, encoded by the coding sequence TTGAACGCCAGAGCGGGAGCGCGCCGTAGAGGAATCCTTCGGAAACTTCTCTTCCTCATCCCCTTTGTTCTCATCCCGTCGTCGGCCTTTGCCTGGGGCCCTCTGACCCATGTCTATCTGGGCAGTGAGATATTCTACCTGAGCTCGCTTCTTCCGGGAGCCGTCTACGGGCTCATCAACAAGTTCCGGCAGGACTACCTTTACGGCAATATGATGGCCGACATGATTCTGGCCAAGCAGTATCTGCCTTACCACAAGCATCCGCACAGCTGGGAGGTGGCCGCGGGCATCATGGAGGCGGCGGACACCGAGGCCGAGCGAGCTTTCTCTCTGGGGTACATGAGCCACCTTGCGGCCGACACCGTCGCCCACGGCAGGCTGACCCGGGGAGCCCGGAACCTCAGGCACACCTTCCTGGAGCTTTCGGCCGACCGGCTCGTGGCAAGCGGTTACTGGTCGCGGGCCGTGGCCATCGACAGGAAGGTCCAGCTGCGGGGAGACGCGTTTCTGGAGCGCTCCCTGGAGAGCTTTATCTTCTCCTTCAATACGAACAAGAGGATATTCAAGGGGCTGGTGTTCCTTTCCGGCTTGAACAAGGATGGTTTCGGAAACCTGGCCGCGCTGGAGACCATCCGCTCCCGGAGGCTCGAGACCCTCAAGGGGCTGCACGCGGAGTCCCTGGACAGGATTGTGGACGTTCTGTCCAAGGGCGAGGATTCCGAGGTCCTGAAGAAAGACCCCATCGGGAAGATTCGGGGCGGGAAAGTTCTGAAGGCTTTCCTGAGCTGA
- a CDS encoding SIS domain-containing protein, protein MREKILKAFQDSVKVKERFVQENLEAIAEAARLIADTFNKGGKLFLFGNGGSSTDASHITAEFVGRFKKERPGLPAISLNTDMATITCVANDYDYSEVFARQLKALSSEGDVVIALSTSGGSPNVLKRKSFPPLLNVSAMSLAASAMAPRTRPVPDGRGDPL, encoded by the coding sequence ATGAGAGAGAAAATTCTCAAAGCCTTTCAGGACAGCGTCAAGGTCAAGGAGCGGTTCGTGCAGGAGAACCTCGAGGCCATCGCCGAGGCGGCGAGGCTCATAGCGGATACGTTCAACAAAGGCGGAAAGCTCTTTCTCTTCGGCAACGGAGGCAGCTCCACGGACGCTTCGCACATAACGGCCGAGTTCGTGGGCAGGTTCAAGAAGGAAAGGCCGGGCCTGCCGGCCATCTCCCTCAACACCGACATGGCCACCATCACCTGTGTGGCCAACGACTACGATTATTCGGAGGTTTTCGCCCGCCAGCTCAAGGCCCTGTCGAGTGAAGGGGACGTGGTCATCGCCCTCAGCACGAGCGGAGGCTCGCCCAACGTTCTGAAGAGAAAGAGCTTTCCGCCTTTGTTGAACGTATCCGCTATGAGCCTCGCCGCCTCGGCGATGGCCCCTCGGACACGTCCTGTGCCAGATGGTCGAGGAGATCCTCTTTGA
- the ruvC gene encoding crossover junction endodeoxyribonuclease RuvC: MRLPERNSTRILGIDPGSRSCGYGIIDADGRYVCSGRVVPGAGSPLHVRLKELHEGLDEVIREFGPEEAVVEKVFFAKSARSALSLGHARGIALLAAAAGGLAVHEYSALEVKKAVTGYGRAEKRQVEEMVKRVLGIDVALSTDGADALALAVCHRNRAWLTAVGGR; encoded by the coding sequence TTGAGGCTCCCCGAAAGAAATAGCACCCGCATCCTGGGCATCGATCCGGGAAGCCGCTCCTGCGGATATGGAATCATAGACGCCGACGGCCGGTACGTCTGCTCGGGCAGGGTCGTCCCCGGGGCGGGCAGTCCCCTTCACGTCAGGCTCAAGGAGCTGCACGAGGGGCTGGACGAGGTCATCCGGGAGTTCGGCCCGGAGGAGGCCGTGGTGGAGAAGGTCTTCTTTGCCAAAAGCGCACGGAGCGCTCTGAGCCTGGGCCACGCCCGGGGAATAGCCCTTCTGGCGGCGGCCGCCGGCGGCCTTGCGGTCCACGAGTACTCCGCCCTGGAGGTGAAGAAGGCGGTTACGGGGTACGGGAGGGCGGAAAAAAGGCAGGTGGAGGAGATGGTCAAAAGGGTGCTGGGCATCGACGTGGCTCTTTCCACCGACGGCGCGGACGCCCTGGCCCTGGCCGTCTGCCACCGGAACAGGGCCTGGCTCACGGCGGTGGGGGGCCGGTGA